The following coding sequences lie in one Rutidosis leptorrhynchoides isolate AG116_Rl617_1_P2 chromosome 4, CSIRO_AGI_Rlap_v1, whole genome shotgun sequence genomic window:
- the LOC139842972 gene encoding uncharacterized protein, producing the protein MAWVKWDDVMLSFGDGGLNVGYIDSLGVPFRSSFAKVIGNGSSTSFWKDYWLGNFTLEDKFKRLARLESNINATVHERLFSNEVDCIGSWAWTRSPSGRVAGEFAELLELLRATTLVNNKEDSWRWLLSGNGLFSSRVLTETINSSILQVAPSCSETLRNNLVPSKVDVFVWQVRKRRIPVLTELDKRGIDLNSVRCPICDDGVETVDHSMVLCKLAYDIWEKVFDWWGLGSVSNLSISEMFCGNSNVVMSEEGQKIWQAVEWTCGYLIWKNRNSKVFKNKCWNLPVALSDIQVRSFDWIAKRSCENGSA; encoded by the exons CTACATCGATTCTTTAGGTGTTCCTTTCAGGTCTTCATTTGCTAAAGTAATTGGTAATGGGTCGTCTACGTCCTTTTGGAAAGATTACTGGTTGGGTAACTTCACGTTGGAAGATAAATTCAAGAGACTTGCTCGTTTGGAAAGCAATATCAATGCTACGGTTCATGAAAGGTTATTTTCGAATGAGGTGGACTGTATTGGTTCGTGGGCATGGACTAGATCCCCATCTGGACGGGTTGCAGGCGAATTTGCTGAGTTATTGGAGTTACTTCGTGCGACTACACTTGTCAATAATAAGGAAGACTCATGGCGCTGGCTTTTAAGTGGTAATGGACTGTTCTCGTCTCGGGTCCTGACGGAGACAATCAACAGCAGTATCCTGCAGGTGGCCCCTTCGTGCTCGGAAACGTTGCGAAATAATTTAGTACCTAGCAAAGTGGATGTATTCGTGTGGCAGGTTCGGAAAAGACGCATCCCGGTTCTAACTGAATTGGATAAGCGAGGTATAGATTTAAACTCTGTCCGTTGCCCGATTTGTGATGATGGTGTCGAAACTGTAGATCACTCTATGGTTTTATGCAAGCTCGCTTACGACATTTGGGAAAAAGTTTTTGATTGGTGGGGGCTAGGTAGcgtatcaaatttgagtattagtGAAATGTTTTGCGGAAATTCTAATGTGGTGATGTCGGAAGAGGGGCAGAAAATTTGGCAAGCGGTTGAGTGGACTTGTGGATATCTCATTTGGAAAAATCGTAACTCCAAAGTTTTTAAAAATAAATGCTGGAATTTACCGGTTGCCCTTAGTGACATCCAAGTGAGAAGCTTTGATTGGATCGCGAAGAGAT CCTGTGAGAATGGGTCTGCATAA
- the LOC139842974 gene encoding palmitoyl-acyl carrier protein thioesterase, chloroplastic-like, with product MVCAIIGYFVIPKQESTMVMMNKETRRLAKFPSEVRVEYEKYLRYAAFSRTRENKIPRWDDLDVHQHVNNVKYIGWILQSVPRSIMKNYELVNVKLEYQRECTMDSVLQSSTFVIGTENGKTGNNDHVDCKHLLELEPGSGCDEIAKAKTSWRLKHE from the exons ATGGTATGTGCAATAATTGGATATTTTGTGATTCCAAAACAGGAGAG TACTATGGTGATGATGAATAAAGAGACAAGAAGGCTTGCCAAATTCCCAAGTGAAGTTCGAGTTGAATATGAGAAGTACTTGAGATACGCCGCCTTTAGTCGAACTCGAGAAAATAAAATT CCAAGATGGGACGATTTGGATGTGCATCAACATGTTAACAATGTGAAATACATTGGGTGGATTCTCCAG AGCGTTCCAAGGTCAATTATGAAAAATTATGAGCTTGTTAATGTGAAATTAGAGTATCAACGAGAGTGTACGATGGATAGTGTGTTGCAATCAAGCACTTTTGTAATTGGGACCGAAAATGGGAAAACAGGTAACAATGATCATGTTGATTGTAAGCATCTACTTGAACTTGAGCCTGGAAGTGGTTGTGATGAGATCGCGAAAGCCAAGACTAGTTGGCGTTTAAAACATGAATAA
- the LOC139842975 gene encoding uncharacterized protein, whose translation MAWVKWDDVMLSFGDGGLNVGYIDSLGVPFRSSFAKVIGNGSSTSFWKDYWLGNFTLEDKFKRLARLESNINATVHERLFSNEVDCIGSWAWTRSPSGRVAGEFAELLELLRATTLVNNKEDSWRWLLSGNGLFSSRVLTETINSSILQVAPSCSETLRNNLVPSKVDVFVWQVRKRRIPVLTELDKRGIDLNSVRCPICDDGVETVDHSMVLCKLAYDIWEKVFDWWGLGSVSNLSISEMFCGNSNVVMSEEGQKIWQAVEWTCGYLIWKNRNSKVFKNKCWNLPVALSDIQVRSFDWIAKRSCENGSA comes from the exons ATGGCTTGGGTAAAATGGGATGATGTTATGCTTTCGTTTGGGGACGGGGGTCTAAATGTGGG CTACATCGATTCTTTAGGTGTTCCTTTCAGGTCTTCATTTGCTAAAGTAATTGGTAATGGGTCGTCTACGTCCTTTTGGAAAGATTACTGGTTGGGTAACTTCACGTTGGAAGATAAATTCAAGAGACTTGCTCGTTTGGAAAGCAATATCAATGCTACGGTTCATGAAAGGTTATTTTCGAATGAGGTGGACTGTATTGGTTCGTGGGCATGGACTAGATCCCCATCTGGACGGGTTGCAGGCGAATTTGCTGAGTTATTGGAGTTACTTCGTGCGACTACACTTGTCAATAATAAGGAAGACTCATGGCGCTGGCTTTTAAGTGGTAATGGACTGTTCTCGTCTCGGGTCCTGACGGAGACAATCAACAGCAGTATCCTGCAGGTGGCCCCTTCGTGCTCGGAAACGTTGCGAAATAATTTAGTACCTAGCAAAGTGGATGTATTCGTGTGGCAGGTTCGGAAAAGACGCATCCCGGTTCTAACTGAATTGGATAAGCGAGGTATAGATTTAAACTCTGTCCGTTGCCCGATTTGTGATGATGGTGTCGAAACTGTAGATCACTCTATGGTTTTATGCAAGCTCGCTTACGACATTTGGGAAAAAGTTTTTGATTGGTGGGGGCTAGGTAGcgtatcaaatttgagtattagtGAAATGTTTTGCGGAAATTCTAATGTGGTGATGTCGGAAGAGGGGCAGAAAATTTGGCAAGCGGTTGAGTGGACTTGTGGATATCTCATTTGGAAAAATCGTAACTCCAAAGTTTTTAAAAATAAATGCTGGAATTTACCGGTTGCCCTTAGTGACATCCAAGTGAGAAGCTTTGATTGGATCGCGAAGAGAT CCTGTGAGAATGGGTCTGCATAA